In Parasegetibacter sp. NRK P23, the genomic stretch GAAGAACTCGCCACTAGCAATAATCCATCCGAAGGAAAGAATAACGGCACGCCGGTTTTATTGGCAACAGCTGCCGGTACGTTCCGATCCAATCCATCTTTGAGCCATGAAGTTTTTGGTCCCGCAAGTATGGTCGTGGCCGTAACGTCAAAGGAAGAACTTTTGCAGATAGCAAGCGATCTTTCAGGACATTTAACGGCAACAGTGCATGGCACGGAGCGGGAACTGGCGGAATACGGCGAACTGATCCATATACTGGAAAGAAAAGTGGGCAGGATCGTGGTCAACGGATTCCCCACCGGCGTGGAGGTTTGCAGCGCCATGGTGCATGGCGGCCCTTTTCCTTCCACCACCGACAGCAAAACCACCTCAGTAGGCACGGCAGCCATATACCGGTTCACACGACCCGTGTGTTACCAGAATATGCCCGATGCACTGCTGCCCGATGAATTGAAACATGATAACCCGCTCGCTATCCAAAGACTGGTAAACGGAGAACGAAAGCTCATATAACAGTAACATACTGTTTCACAAATTCAAATCAGAAGACGATGATCAAGAATTTAAGAAGCCGGCATTGGTTTGGCCGCAAGGACAAAGACGGGATCATTTACCGCAGCTGGATGAAGAACCAGGGCATGCCCACCGACATGTTTGATGGGCGCCCCGTAATTGGCATCTGCAATACCTTCAGCGAACTCACGCCCTGCAACGCGCATTTCAGGGAACATGCCGAAGCCGTAAAAAGAGGTGTACTGGAAGCAGGAGGTTTCCCCCTGGAGTTTCCCATCATGAGTCTGGGAGAAACACTGATGAAGCCCACCGCCATGCTTTTCAGGAACCTCGCCAGTATGGACGCGGAAGAATCCATCCGGGCCAACCCGCTGGATGGTGTGGTACTACTTACAGGTTGTGATAAAACCACGCCCTCCACGGTGATGGGCGCAGCCAGCGTAGGACTTCCCACCATCGTGGTGCCCGGCGGCCCCATGCTGAACGGACGCTACAAAGGCCAACTCATTGGAAGCGGCACCCATGTATGGAAGTTTGACGAAGACATGAAAACCGGCAAGATCAGCCAGGAAGAATGCGAACTCGCCGAAAGCTGCATGAGCCGCAGCATCGGCCATTGCATGACCATGGGCACCGCCTCTACCATGGCCTGTATGGTGGAAGCACTCGGCCTTACCCTCAGCGGCGCGGCCGCCATACCCGCGGCGGACTCCAGAAAAAAAGTGATGGCGCAACTCAGCGGAAGACGCATCGTGGATATGGTACGGGAAGACCTTACCATCGACAAAATTCTGACCAGGGAAGCCTTCGAGAACGCGATCAAAGTGAACGCGGCAGTGGGCGGCTCTTCCAACTTCATCATCCACCTGCTGGCCATTGCCGGAAGAATTGGCGTGGACCTGGACCTCGAAGATTTCGATACCATCGGCAGCAAGATACCCCTCCTGCTCAACCTGATGCCATCCGGCAAATACCTGATGGAAGACTTCTTCTACGCCGGTGGTCTGCCCGTTATCCTCAACGAATTGAAAGACACCCTGCATAAAAACGTGATCACGGTTACAGGAAAGAACCACCACGACAATATCAAAGGCACCACGGATTGTTACAACAATGATGTGATCTTCCCCTATAACGAACCACTCATCCCCGAAGGCGGCTGCGTGATCGTGAAAGGCAACCTGGCGGAGAATGGCGCGGTCATTAAACCATCCGCGGCCACACCGGCCCTGATGCAACATACAGGGCGGGCCGTGGTATTTGAAAGCATTGAAGACTATAATGCAAGGATTGATGATCCTGAACTTGATATTGATGAAACCTGCGTGATGGTACTGAAATATGTGGGGCCCGTGGGTTACCCCGGAATGCCTGAAGTAGGCAATATGGCCCTTCCTAAAAAAGTGCTGATGAAAGGCATCACCGATATGGTACGCATCAGCGATGGACGAATGAGTGGCACCGCTTACGGAACCGCTGTACTGCACGTTTCACCCGAAAGCGCCATTGGCGGAAACCTGGCGTTGGTGCAGAACGGCGACATGATTGAACTGGACGTGGCCCAAAGAAAACTCCACCTCCATGTAAGTGATGAAGAACTGGCCAAAAGAAGGGCGGCATGGGTAAAACCACAGCCTGCCGCCACCAGAGGCTACGTGAGCCTGTATGTACAACATGTTTTGGGAGCAGACAAAGGCGCCGACCTCGATTTTCTGCAAGGAAGCAGCGGCAGCGAAGTGACCCGCGATTCACATTGATGGGTGAGGAATATGCGGTATATTGATGAACAATAAAACGAGACAATGAATTGCTTTCATTACACCCTCCTGCTCACCTTTGTAGGCTTCAGTTACAATACCATGGCACAGGAAAGAAAAGTTTTCCCTGAAACCGGCGCTATCCTGAGGTTCGATCAGGCGCTGGATAAAATCATTGACACGAACACACGTGCGGAGATCATCGCTGAAGGATTTGAATGGAGTGAAGGACCACTTTGGGTACCACAACACAACATGCTGTTGTTTAGTGATGTCCCTAAAAACACCGTATACAAATGGACGGAAGCCAATGGTATGGAAACCTATCTTTCGCCCAGTGGCTATACCGGAAAAATGAAGAGCCAGTCTAAAGAACCGGGCAGCAACGGACTTACGCTCAATGAAAAAGGAGAACTTGTATTGTGCCAGCACGGCAACCGGCAAATGGCCCGGATGGATGCGCCCCTGAACGCGCCTCAACCTGAATTCACCACACTGGCGGCCACGTATAACGGGAAGAAGTTCAGCAGTCCGAACGATTGCGCTTTCAACAACAAAGGAGAACTGTTCTTCACCGATCCTCCTTACGGACTTCCAACCCAGAACGACAGGGATCCATCCAAAGAACTCCCTTTCAACGGTGTTTATAAACTTAAAAAAGACGGCACCATAGTTCTTCTTACCGATTCCATTACACGCCCCAACGGGATAGCCTTCTTCCCCGGACACAAGAAATTGCTTATCGCCAACAGCGATCCGGCAAAGCCGTTCTGGTACATGTACGATGTGAACGGCGACCAGCTTTCCAACGGGAAAATATTCTTCCACCTCAAAGAAAGGGAACGCAACTGGAAAGGACTGCCTGACGGATTAAAGATCAGCAAACAGGGCATTGTTTTCGCGACAGGCCCCGGCGGCATTTATATCTTCAGCAAAGAAGGGAAAAAACTGGGCATCATCCGGCTGGAAAATCCGGCGAGCAACTGTGCCCTCTCCGCCGATGAAAAAACATTATTCGTTACCAACGACATGTACCTGCTGCGCATAAAACTGAAATAACGCTTCCATCATGAAAATCTACAACACAAGAAAAGGCCTGGTGATTGAAAAGGACAACACCTTCTACCTCGCGGAAAATGAACAATGGGATACGTTCATCAACAACGACAACGCGCTGCAATGTGCCATCGCTCTAAGCAACGAACTGCCGGCCACAGATGCATCCGTCGTTCAGGATGCGCTTGCGCCCATCGGCAGTCATCAGGAACTATGGGCCTGCGGCGTAACCTATTACAGAAGTATGGTGGGCAGGCAGGAAGAAAGTAAAGCCGCTGGCGGCGCTGATTTTTACGGCAAAGTATATGAGGCGGAACGGCCCGAATGTTTTTTTAAAAGCAACCCGTTCCGCGTATCCGGCAACAACGGCAAGGTACGCATCAGAAAAGACAGCACCTGGGATGTACCCGAACCGGAACTTACACTGGTGGTCACCAGTTCAGGAAAAATCATCGGATACACAATCGGCAACGACATGAGCAGTCGCAGCATTGAAGGAGAAAACCCGCTCTACCTGCCACAGGCCAAAACTTATGACGGCTGCGCGGCATTAGGGCCCTGCGTGTACCTTACCGACGCGCCACTGGACCAGCAAACACAGATTCACCTCACTATACATCGGAACAATGCAGTTGTGTTCCAGGGCAGTATCGCCATCAGCCAGATGAAGCGTACGCCGAAAGAGTTGGTATCCTTCATTTTCAGGGAGAGCAGCTTCCCACATGGCTGCATGATTATGACCGGCACAGGCATTGTGCCCGACCACCCGTTCACCCTGCAGGCCGGAGACCAGATCACTATTGCCATAGATGGGATCGGCGCGCTGGTGAACACCGTTCAATAACCGTTCACAAACTAACGATACAGGGCACACTAAATACACGCCATGGAACTATTGGTCATATTGCTCGCGGTGGGCATACAACTTTTCCTTACCTATAAAAAAGTAAGCCCCTTCCTGTCTCTGCTTTTCATAGCAATACTATCGGGCCTCTTACTGGGTATGGAACCGATGCAGTTGGTGAAGTCGATCGAAAAAGGCGTGGGCAGCACCCTTGGCGGACTGGCACTCATCATTTGCCTGGGCGCGATATTGGGAAAGATACTGGAGAGCAGTGGCGCCGCTGAAAAAATAGCAACCACGCTTATCAATAGTTTTGGGCCGAAGCGCATTCAGTGGGCCGTATTGCTCACAGGTTTCCTGGTGGGACTACCGCTCTATTACAATGCGGGATTTGTGATATTAGTGCCATTGGTTTTTTCAATCTCCCGGAAGGCCAATCTTCCATTACTGTATGTGGCCATTCCGATGGCGGCATCTTTATCCGCCACCCATTGTTTCCTGCCGCCACACCCGGCACCTGTATTCCTCGTGAACGCCTTCGGCGCGGACATGGGCAAAACCCTGATCTACGGCCTTCTGATCACGGTTCCTGTAGTCATCATCGCCGGCCCGTTGCTGGGCAGGAACCTCCGCTCCATTAAACTGCAACTGACCGAACCCGTTATAGCGCAAGAACCGCAGCCCGCTAAAGCGCTCCCTCCAGTATTGCCCAGCTTTTTGCTGGGATTGCTGCCTGTAATCCTGATTACGCTGGCCGTGGTGGCCACCTACTTTTTACCAGAAGGAAACCTGCAGAAATTCTTTCTTTTCCTCGGCGACCCCACCATAGCGCTGCTGTGCTCCGTGTTCCTCGCCACCTGGCAACTTGGTATTCAACGCGGGCATTCCGCCACCACCACCATGCGGTGGCTCAATGAAGCCATTGCGGGTATCGCGGGTATCATGCTCATCATTACAGCGGGCGGTGTATTTAAACAGGTACTACAGGACAGCGGCACCGATCAGTATATCGCCGCCTTCAGCACCAGGTGGCGAATGCCACCGCTTATTTTCGCGTGGACCGTCACGGCATTCCTGCGCATCACCATCGGTTCCGCTACCGTAGCGGGCATAACAGCCGCAGGCGTAGTTACACCGTTAGTAGCATCCGGTGCGGCCTCCCCGGAATTAATGGTACTGGCCGTGGGCACGGGCAGCGTTTTCGGTTCTCATGTGAACGACTCCGGCTTCTGGATGTTTAAAGAATTCTTCAACCTTTCGATGAAACAAACCTTCCTTTCGTGGACGGTGATGGAAAGTATTATTTCAGTTGCGGGACTTGGAGGGATATTATTGCTGGAACTGGTGGTGTGAGTATTACCTATAACGCCTTTGCTTTAGCGATCTTTGATTGCACGCCATTGATATCCTTTACCCAACTCACAAGTTCAGGGTCTATCCAGGATAATATGTCAATTGCTGCCGAATAAACATCTTCAACACAGGAGAAATCGATACAGGAGCCCTTAAAACATACTGGTTCGTTATGGTTTATCCTGTTTCTCATTAATCTTATTTTGGTGAGCCTTTCACTAACCTCCTTTCTTCCATGTCCTGGAGGAAGATGATTAAATGCCTTTATTGGTCTTCCTAAAAGCAACTTGTAGTGATGCACTTCGAACAAGTCTGTCCAAAAACCTAAAGACTGATCTGAGATGATTTTACCGCTTGAGACAGGGATACCCAAACGCCTGAATCTTCTCTCTGATTTCTCGACAGACATTTTCAGAAAATCATTTACCACCCTTACTCCCCTTCTACGATCCATGTAAGTTAGAGATGGATCAACCATGAACCCTTTCTTCTGATTAATTATCCAGTCTGCATCCCCAAAATGTGCAGTCAATATGGTATTGATCTGATTTCGCAGGGCCACTTCCAAAGCCCCTAACAGGGGATGAAAAGATTGCGCGACCCTTAGATTCGCCTTGTAAAGGCTGATTGCCCTGGCCTTACTATTTCCGCTGGCAACCAGGTATCTATCAATACGTTGGGGAGAAAAATAAAGTCTTATTTTATTAAACCTCATCAGCAAATTAGTTTTTGCAAAACTCGGCATTAAGACTTAATTTTGCTTCATGATGCTTAGTAAAGCCTCTTGCATTCATGCAACGTAACTAAGTTTAAGTTTTTAAAGGGTCGCTTACCGCGGCCCTTTAGCTTTTAATAAAAGTCAGCCCTAAAGTTTTTTTCCAATTCAAGGGGGTCACTCAAACCGAACCCAATCAATTTCCACCGGAGTACCTTGCTTCAGTACCACCACCAGATCGTGTGTGCCCACTTCAACACCACTTACCGGAAACTTCATTTCTTTCCAATC encodes the following:
- a CDS encoding IlvD/Edd family dehydratase; this translates as MIKNLRSRHWFGRKDKDGIIYRSWMKNQGMPTDMFDGRPVIGICNTFSELTPCNAHFREHAEAVKRGVLEAGGFPLEFPIMSLGETLMKPTAMLFRNLASMDAEESIRANPLDGVVLLTGCDKTTPSTVMGAASVGLPTIVVPGGPMLNGRYKGQLIGSGTHVWKFDEDMKTGKISQEECELAESCMSRSIGHCMTMGTASTMACMVEALGLTLSGAAAIPAADSRKKVMAQLSGRRIVDMVREDLTIDKILTREAFENAIKVNAAVGGSSNFIIHLLAIAGRIGVDLDLEDFDTIGSKIPLLLNLMPSGKYLMEDFFYAGGLPVILNELKDTLHKNVITVTGKNHHDNIKGTTDCYNNDVIFPYNEPLIPEGGCVIVKGNLAENGAVIKPSAATPALMQHTGRAVVFESIEDYNARIDDPELDIDETCVMVLKYVGPVGYPGMPEVGNMALPKKVLMKGITDMVRISDGRMSGTAYGTAVLHVSPESAIGGNLALVQNGDMIELDVAQRKLHLHVSDEELAKRRAAWVKPQPAATRGYVSLYVQHVLGADKGADLDFLQGSSGSEVTRDSH
- a CDS encoding SMP-30/gluconolactonase/LRE family protein — translated: MNCFHYTLLLTFVGFSYNTMAQERKVFPETGAILRFDQALDKIIDTNTRAEIIAEGFEWSEGPLWVPQHNMLLFSDVPKNTVYKWTEANGMETYLSPSGYTGKMKSQSKEPGSNGLTLNEKGELVLCQHGNRQMARMDAPLNAPQPEFTTLAATYNGKKFSSPNDCAFNNKGELFFTDPPYGLPTQNDRDPSKELPFNGVYKLKKDGTIVLLTDSITRPNGIAFFPGHKKLLIANSDPAKPFWYMYDVNGDQLSNGKIFFHLKERERNWKGLPDGLKISKQGIVFATGPGGIYIFSKEGKKLGIIRLENPASNCALSADEKTLFVTNDMYLLRIKLK
- a CDS encoding fumarylacetoacetate hydrolase family protein, translated to MKIYNTRKGLVIEKDNTFYLAENEQWDTFINNDNALQCAIALSNELPATDASVVQDALAPIGSHQELWACGVTYYRSMVGRQEESKAAGGADFYGKVYEAERPECFFKSNPFRVSGNNGKVRIRKDSTWDVPEPELTLVVTSSGKIIGYTIGNDMSSRSIEGENPLYLPQAKTYDGCAALGPCVYLTDAPLDQQTQIHLTIHRNNAVVFQGSIAISQMKRTPKELVSFIFRESSFPHGCMIMTGTGIVPDHPFTLQAGDQITIAIDGIGALVNTVQ
- a CDS encoding gluconate:H+ symporter, which gives rise to MELLVILLAVGIQLFLTYKKVSPFLSLLFIAILSGLLLGMEPMQLVKSIEKGVGSTLGGLALIICLGAILGKILESSGAAEKIATTLINSFGPKRIQWAVLLTGFLVGLPLYYNAGFVILVPLVFSISRKANLPLLYVAIPMAASLSATHCFLPPHPAPVFLVNAFGADMGKTLIYGLLITVPVVIIAGPLLGRNLRSIKLQLTEPVIAQEPQPAKALPPVLPSFLLGLLPVILITLAVVATYFLPEGNLQKFFLFLGDPTIALLCSVFLATWQLGIQRGHSATTTMRWLNEAIAGIAGIMLIITAGGVFKQVLQDSGTDQYIAAFSTRWRMPPLIFAWTVTAFLRITIGSATVAGITAAGVVTPLVASGAASPELMVLAVGTGSVFGSHVNDSGFWMFKEFFNLSMKQTFLSWTVMESIISVAGLGGILLLELVV